From a region of the Coffea arabica cultivar ET-39 chromosome 3e, Coffea Arabica ET-39 HiFi, whole genome shotgun sequence genome:
- the LOC113737368 gene encoding uncharacterized protein: MGECTAISYAVPAWIREVIESYKEDEWAQKTLSLVLLTPTQVSDYSYQDGILRYKKRLAHPFDTPKVARLFIDHVSKLHGIPQSMLSDRDRIFVSQFWGELFSMLGVKLDYSTAYHPQTDGQTERAQERMKKYADEKRSEREFNKGDWVYLRLQPYRHSSVALRGNTKLSVKYFGPYKIEERIGNVAYRLNLPTSSKIHPVFHVSLPKKKVGDKITPILQLSETNEKGHWRVEPVAVLDRRMVKKRNAAAIQWLIHWWGTDPAEATWEDAEEIGKQFPTFQS; this comes from the exons ATGGGGGAGTGCACAGCCATATCCTATGCAGTACCTGCTTGGATCAGAGAAGTAATAGAGAGTTATAAGGAGGATGAGTGGGCTCAGAAGACCCTATCCCTGGTGCTACTGACTCCCACACAGGTCTCAGACTACTCTTACCAGGATGGTATTCTCAGGTACAAGAAGCG TCTAGCACATCCATTTGATACACCAAAGGTAGCTAGGCTTTTCATTGATCATGTTAGTAAATTACATGGAATTCCTCAGAGCATGCTGTCAGATAGGGACAGGATATTTGTCAGCCAATTCTGGGGGGAATTATTCAGTATGTTGGGAGTTAAATTGGACTACAGCACAGCTTATCACCCTCAGACTGATGGCCAGACTGAGAGA GCTCAGGAGAGGATGAAGAAGTATGCTGATGAGAAGAGAAGTGAGAGGGAGTTCAATAAAGGAGATTGGGTATACCTAAGGCTACAACCATATAGACATAGTTCAGTAGCCTTGAGGGGAAACACCAAACTCTCAGTAAAGTACTTTGGCCCGTACAAGATAGAGGAAAGGATTGGGAATGTGGCATACAGGCTGAATCTACCAACTTCTTCAAAGATTCATCCTGTTTTTCATGTATCATTACCCAAGAAAAAAGTGGGAGACAAGATCACACCTATACTCCAGTTGTCAGAAACAAATGAAAAGGGGCACTGGAGGGTGGAACCAGTAGCAGTGCTGGATAGGAGGatggtaaagaaaagaaatgctgCTGCAATTCAGTGGTTAATCCACTGGTGGGGTACGGATCCTGCAGAAGCCACATGGGAGGATGCTGAAGAGATTGGAAAACAGTTCCCTACATTCCAATCTTGA
- the LOC113737369 gene encoding putative late blight resistance protein homolog R1A-10, whose protein sequence is MLENMQKMLDEVPTMLEQIDFVHNESYRFHCNRDLQSTRENPRLCYFLNVAKEMEGPSHDLREAIVFFNDMCIQQMVLYEDLRFLLTPFEDSSVKWHGRNEMEKDVNYIVNRAADFVQEWMIDNSIVSEMRYLIDILVLKCTEKSPDRKINLEAAIKSSFDGERGIHHYFLHISGEIRFIRRKIRRIRGINGTTLSLKTLQLESNLPLKGHSLSDSNLRNIVVGFDADLMKIMDRLARPSLGREVLAIVGMGGIGKTTLARQMFDHPDTAFQFHCRAWVTVSQVYQLRNLLLDLLRSVTKPSDKVHEKCSEKTNEDLTDDLYKCLKGRKYLVVMDDVWSNKAWDCIQMCLLDDKNGSRIVMTSRFVELATYVSPKNHPHCMSLLDIEQSWELLEKLVFGLESCPLELVDLGKQIARKCHGLPLAIVIIVGTLSRTVMTSDCWKDFAASASSVVLTNPEQCLDILALSYNYLPLYLKICFLYMGAFPEDYEIEVQKLIRLWIAEGFLKASSSNNPEDVAEDYLEDLIDRSLVLVGKRNVDGKIKTCRLHNLLRELCLREAQKENIIYLFLLFEIPLAQSIGHVLPALPTELDRLRHLQTLVINGPWPLREDGDIPTLTVRYWNMPKLRHLRITMVAFLSYLTDAASNTYRQPLSSGYLKTLSTVRFLSCWRDAFAMMPNLTELGMCETEEDYYRDRSCECLKNLAYLHQLETLNCSFYREIREARTISWDAFPSNLRKLTLSSSNLPWEDMTNVAKLPNLEVLKLKNYAFRGSTWKLTDEVFCCLKQLLIEKTDIVQWEAEGDHFPCLQFLILRSCEFLTELPCALGEIPTLERIELHYCNESAELSANELKDLIGDLAVIIRN, encoded by the exons ATGTTGGAGAATATGCAGAAGATGCTTGATGAAGTGCCAACAATGTTGGAGCAAATTGATTTCGTTCACAATGAATCATACAGATTCCATTGCAACAGAGATCTTCAGAGCACCAGGGAAAACCCAAGACTATGTTATTTTCTTAATGTAGCTAAAGAAATGGAAGGTCCTAGTCATGATCTGAGAGAAGCCATAGTCTTTTTCAATGATATGTGCATCCAGCAGATGGTTCTGTACGAAGATCTTCGGTTCTTGCTGACACCCTTTGAGGATTCTTCAGTCAAATGGCATGGCCGTAATGAAATGGAGAAAGATGTCAATTATATTGTCAACAGAGCAGCAGATTTTGTACAAGAATGGATGATAGACAATTCTATTGTGTCAGAAATGAGGTATTTAATAGATATATTAGTTCTCAAGTGCACTGAAAAATCTCCGGATAGGAAAATTAATCTTGAAGCAGCAATCAAAAGCAGTTTTGATGGCGAGAGAGGGATTCACCACTACTTTTTACACATATCTGGAGAGATTCGATTCATTAGGAGAAAGATCAGACGGATTAGAGGGATAAATGGTACTACACTCAGTTTAAAAACCTTGCAGCTGGAGAGTAACCTTCCCCTCAAAGGACACTCATTATCTGATTCAAATCTGAGGAATATTGTAGTTGGTTTTGATGCTGATTTGATGAAAATTATGGATAGACTAGCAAGACCCTCGCTGGGACGAGAAGTTCTAGCAATTGTGGGGATGGGTGGCATTGGTAAAACTACTCTAGCTAGACAAATGTTTGATCACCCTGATActgcttttcaatttcattGTCGGGCATGGGTTACAGTATCTCAAGTATACCAATTGAGAAATTTGTTGCTTGATCTTTTGCGCTCTGTTACTAAGCCCTCTGATAAAGTTCATGAAAAGTGCAGTGAAAAGACTAATGAAGATCTTACTGATGACTTGTATAAATGTCTAAAAGGTAGGAAGTACCTGGTTGTTATGGATGATGTATGGAGTAATAAGGCCTGGGATTGTATCCAAATGTGTCTTCTAGACGACAAAAATGGTAGTCGAATAGTAATGACCAGCCGGTTCGTGGAATTAGCAACCTATGTCAGTCCAAAGAACCATCCTCATTGTATGAGTCTTTTGGATATAGAGCAAAGCTGGGAACTGTtggaaaaacttgtttttggacTTGAAAGTTGCCCTCTTGAATTGGTGGACTTGGGAAAGCAAATAGCAAGAAAATGCCATGGATTACCCCTTGCAATTGTTATTATAGTTGGCACTCTGTCTAGAACTGTGATGACATCTGACTGCTGGAAGGATTTTGCAGCTAGCGCAAGTTCAGTTGTACTCACGAATCCAGAACAATGTTTAGATATACTTGCTCTAAGTTATAACTACTTGCCCCTATACCTTAAAATTTGCTTTCTATACATGGGGGCCTTTCCTGAAGATTATGAGATTGAAGTTCAGAAGTTAATTCGTTTATGGATTGCTGAGGGCTTCTTGAAAGCAAGTTCTTCAAATAATCCTGAAGATGTAGCGGAGGACTACTTGGAAGATCTTATTGATAGGagtttagttttggttgggAAAAGGAATGTAGATGGCAAAATCAAAACTTGTCGACTACACAACCTCTTGCGGGAATTATGTTTGAGGGAAGCTCAAAAAGAGAACATCAT atatctttttctcttatttgaAATTCCATTAGCTCAGAGTATTGGACATGTTCTTCCTGCA CTGCCCACAGAACTAGACAGACTCAGGCATCTCCAAACCTTAGTCATCAATGGTCCATGGCCATTAAGGGAAGATGGGGATATCCCCACCCTGACAGTGAGATATTGGAATATGCCAAAATTGAGGCATCTCCGTATAACTATGGTTGCTTTTCTAAGCTATCTCACTGATGCTGCAAGCAATACTTACCGCCAGCCATTGTCTTCGGGATACCTAAAAACATTATCCACAGTACGGTTCCTCAGTTGCTGGAGGGATGCGTTTGCTATGATGCCCAACCTTACAGAACTAGGAATGTGTGAAACCGAAGAAGACTACTACAGGGATAGATCATGCGAGTGTCTGAAGAATCTGGCTTATTTGCATCAGCTTGAAACACTCAACTGTTCCTTTTACAGAGAAATCAGAGAAGCAAGGACTATAAGTTGGGATGCTTTCCCATCTAATCTCAGGAAATTGACTTTAAGTTCGAGCAATCTGCCATGGGAGGATATGACCAATGTCGCCAAGTTACCCAACCTTGAGGTGCTCAAGCTGAAAAACTATGCCTTCCGAGGATCAACATGGAAACTAACTGATGAAGTATTTTGCTGTCTGAAGCAATTACTAATTGAAAAAACTGATATAGTGCAATGGGAAGCCGAAGGTGATCACTTTCCCTGCCTTCAGTTCCTAATCCTGAGGTCCTGTGAGTTTCTTACTGAGCTCCCTTGTGCTCTCGGAGAAATCCCAACTTTGGAGCGAATTGAGTTGCATTACTGTAATGAATCTGCTGAACTTTCTGCAAACGAACTTAAAGATCTGATTGGAGACCTTGCTGTCATCATCAGGAATTGA
- the LOC113737370 gene encoding metacaspase-9-like produces the protein MGKLAFLVGCCYLNTEDALKGCYNDVDAMQDLLINRFGFHRNDVIVLTDMPNSPLKPTGYLGRPLLQTIVPSDFNLKYSDDFRYMVNNMPQGADFVMIADSCNSGGLIDQSKEQVGPGFRPDVCYPTRPCNEVWGKVKMIPMTSIVQHLRPLSHINSSDIRTLLTNIYGTNASIMFQGPLNPQLLNSFMVDGGILISACQSNEASIDDQKDIRPHGVFTDALYYSLRYQPGPITYKSLVEIIRAQLTSQRPCLYCSDQHASAPFLRHIPNVFSRLLM, from the exons ATGGGCAAATTAGCTTTCTTAGTTGGTTGTTGCTACCTGAATACTGAGGATGCGCTAAAAGGCTGCTATAATGATGTGGACGCAATGCAAGATCTGCTGATAAATAGGTTTGGTTTTCATCGCAATGATGTGATAGTTCTCACTGATATGCCTAACTCCCCTTTGAAGCCCACAG GATATCTGGGAAGGCCCCTACTGCAAACAATTGTCCCCTCTGATTTCAATCTCAAATACA GTGACGACTTTCGATATATGGTAAATAACATGCCACAAGGTGCTGATTTCGTTATGATAGCGGACTCCTGCAACAGTGGGGGGCTAATAGATCAGTCAAAGGAACAAGTTGGACCTGGCTTTCGTCCAGATGTTTGCTATCCCACAAGGCCCTGCAACGAGGTCTGGGGCAAAGTCAAAATGATCCCCATGACATCAATTGTGCAGCATTTGAGACCTTTGAGTCACATAAACAGCTCAGACATCCGCACACTCTTGACAAACATTTATGGAACTAATGCCAGCATCATGTTCCAAGGGCCACTTAATCCTCAACTGTTGAATTCATTCATGGTTGATGGTGGCATTCTTATCAGTGCCTGCCAGTCCAATGAAGCCTCGATCGATGATCAGAAAGATATTCGTCCTCATGGTGTGTTTACTGATGCACTTTATTACTCGTTGAGGTATCAACCTGGTCCCATTACTTATAAGTCGCTCGTGGAGATTATTAGAGCTCAATTAACATCGCAGCGTCCATGTCTCTATTGCTCTGACCAGCATGCCAGTGCACCTTTCCTCCGGCATATTCCAAATGTTTTTTCACGCTTGTTAATGTAG